A genomic stretch from Sporocytophaga myxococcoides includes:
- a CDS encoding rhodanese-like domain-containing protein has product MKNMIRLVLILAIAFTYSLSIQAQEDNSISLTLKEFEDKVNKEGAKAQIIDARSFEEYQQNHLKGAINLNVSDEADYQKQVSKLKKNKPVFVYSIGNGRSKTLRKKLQSEGFSEVYELPGGFSNWVGSGKPVESATGSGLTSDQYNKLIQSDNIVLVDIGSKYCGGCKKLIPVIDSISQNHPKDLKVVKIEFFENKQLGIDLNINSLPTLILYKDGKIVWQKTGFSSTAVIEKEILAIQNKSASLEKPVSGH; this is encoded by the coding sequence ATGAAAAACATGATCAGACTAGTACTCATATTGGCTATTGCTTTTACTTATTCTCTTAGTATACAGGCACAGGAAGATAACAGCATATCTTTAACACTTAAAGAGTTTGAAGATAAAGTGAATAAAGAAGGCGCTAAAGCTCAGATTATCGATGCTCGTTCATTTGAAGAATATCAGCAAAACCATTTAAAAGGGGCAATCAACCTTAATGTCTCTGATGAAGCTGATTACCAGAAGCAGGTGAGCAAATTAAAAAAGAATAAGCCAGTATTTGTTTATTCTATTGGCAATGGAAGAAGTAAGACTCTGCGAAAGAAGTTGCAATCAGAAGGTTTTTCAGAAGTATATGAACTCCCTGGTGGTTTCAGTAATTGGGTTGGATCTGGTAAACCTGTGGAAAGTGCTACCGGGAGCGGCCTTACTTCCGATCAATATAATAAGCTTATTCAATCTGATAACATTGTGCTTGTAGACATCGGATCAAAATATTGCGGAGGCTGCAAGAAACTGATACCTGTTATTGACAGCATTTCTCAAAATCATCCGAAAGATCTTAAAGTTGTAAAAATTGAATTCTTTGAGAACAAACAATTGGGAATAGATCTGAATATAAATTCTTTACCAACATTGATACTATATAAGGATGGTAAAATTGTATGGCAAAAAACAGGTTTCAGTTCAACTGCAGTAATAGAGAAAGAAATACTGGCTATTCAGAATAAATCAGCATCACTAGAAAAACCAGTTAGCGGTCATTAA